The DNA segment acgaaatggcttgatatatgtcgcagttttgaaataatgagtcatgttagtttccctcggttcgtgtttagcgcagagtctggtcttgaggtgcatggcttttgtgatgcaagcattgatgcctttggagcctgcgtttatgtggtttctaaagggaatcaaagttttagccatttgctttgttcgaagtcgcgcatagctccgttgaagaccataacagtaccaaagctggagctttgtggtgcggatcttctggctaaaatcatgagggaaatagttggcttgaaagtatttaaaggacgctactattgttggtgcgactcgacggtggcactttcctggatccgagatgagcccgccaggttcaacatatttgtggcaaatagggttgctgccattcaggagctgacagatgtcacggcttggcgttattttccaacagcgttaaatccggctgacatcttatccagaggatccctgccgtctgagcttagcgaatcgtcactctgggcgcatggacccgcctatcttacggagcctgaaagaaattggccaacagctgacctgacaaaccggtgcttaagcttcgtcgaagtgtgttcatcgtaaagtcgccgtacgtggatgtaattgctagctccaaatttgcaaattcgtacccctcactgcaacgagtgtttgcatacatttacaaattttgtaatggaattcgtcatcctgggctcaccgtcgcacacattcaagaggatactcagatgatgctgcggttggtagggcgcgcgcagttatgggaggacatgcagtccctaaaaacgctgggaagagtttcctcgtctagtcccatatcctcgctgtcgccgttcctggatcagtttggacttcttagagtaggcggtcgcctccggaattcgacattggactttgatggccgccacccgaaaattcttccaaggtcccatccggtgactctggcaattatttcgcattaccatgaaagcaatcttcatgccggacctcgagctcttctgggtgcaattcgatcccaatattggcctattggggggaggaagacggttaccaaggccgtgaacagatgcgttagatgttttcggatgaagccgcggctgatagagcacataatggcggaccttcccaaggagtgcttggaaggatctcacgcttttgaggttgctggcatagacttctgtggacccttctttcacaagtcggatgctcgcaacaagcccgcggttaaatgctacgtctgcgtatttatatgctttgcaaccaaggcagtgcacctggagctgatcaaggatctctcgacagttgcgtttctgtgcggactcaagaggttcatatgcacccggcggaagctGAAGCAAATTgggtcagacaacgccaccaactttgtcggcgccaagaatgaacttctggaacttcgaaggttatttctcagcagcgagcatcaaggctccgttcagaatttttgcctttgattgactggcggttcatccctccacggtcgccccatttcggtggactttgggaagcggcggtgaaaacggccaaacatcatttctagcgcgctgtgggtacggcggttctgaccttcgacgagctgaggacgctggtgtgccacatctcggcagttattaactccagacctttagttcccatttcagagaaccctgccgatctggacgtcctcactccggcgcattttctcaatggtggtccgccttcgtggtttgacgagccagatataacgggcctaaactataatcggcttgactcttggcagcgcatctcctttcttcagcaaatcttttggtcgcgatggaaggaagagtacttgacgttgctccagcagcgctccaagtggcgcaccccaaagcctggcgtagccgtggacaacgtcgttcttgttaaggacgagaatctacccccaatgagatggcctttggcgagagtcatgcagttgattcctggcagagacggcgtcgcaCGAGTTGCAGAATTaaggaccgcgtctggagtaataaggcgggcagtaaacaagctgtgtctgcttccccttgaggactctgttggaagccaagcttcatactcttaatattgtaagccgaaatagtcagtgatagcagttgcgatgcccatagtgcaaaccgctgttctcgcacgcatttatctgtacggcgctcattccttgttctctttgttatctacctacgttaagcttgggcgctgcatttcggctgtctgtcccgccaattgtcacttcttcgtttttcggcaaagactcaacttgtgtttcgatatagctctttgtcggccctagctgcggtaaacaattcgcaaaataaacagtatcggaaaataaacaaactttcttcggctatttattattcgcaacagctattgaaaaagctcaatagctaaacagtCACCAAGTTCACCATATTTCGAGCAGTAAAAAGTACAGCAAAAAAACACGTCCGAGATGGCCTACAAGAAGTCACCAGCAACGTTGGAATGCCAGATAGAATTATAACCGATCGAGGTACCGCATTCACGTCCAAAGATATTGAGAAATAATGCAAGTCGAACAATGTGAACCATATACTCAACGTCCCGAGAACACCAAGAGCCAACGGTCATGCAGAAAGGACAACCCGAATTATTTTGTCAATTCTTCTGCCTTTAAATGAAAACGAGAAACGTTGGGACGAAATGCTGCGATCAATCCAGTGGAGCATCAATCCCATAATAAATAGCACTACTAAGTGCTCCCCATTCCAGCTCCTACATGGTTATGAGCCCCGAGATGTCCTAAAAAACACGCTGACGAGCGTGATCCAGAATCAAGCCCATGCATGGTGACGACCCAGACGACCCAGGTCAATAATCACGCGAGGACGCTGTGATAGTCAGGAGAGGCGGGTTGTTGTCCAGGAGCGGGTTGTTGTCCAGGAATAAATTAAGGAAACCCCGACAGTTTGTAAGCGATAGCTAAGTGGTATGATGATCGATACCGATAGATTAAAAAGAAGAGGAGATTGAAAAGGAAGCGCGATTGTAAGGAAGCGCACGTGAAGTTTTGTAAAAGCGAATGTCAATTTAGTGAATGTTACCCTAtttgccaacaataaacaccACCAATCGAGAAGGCAGCCATCCTGTCATTTTACACTAGCATAAGAAAAATGTTGGGTGGCCCTTACTACGACATGCTGTGCAATCTCGTGATCAAATACCAAGCCAAGGACATACGACACAAGCCGGTTGCTCACGGTACCAGGACGGAGGTTCTCTCGCGTTCTTCACGTGCAACACGGATCAAAACGTGGCGATAAGTTCGGGTGCATCCGCAACTTATGTTTTTGCAGCATGACAGTTGGCAAGCAATATTCAATATTAATGTGCTCTGGAAAATCGGTGACTGGGTGAGGAGAGAGAACTGATCTCCTGACCAGAATGGCGAATTTCGGCTTGGAGGCGACTAGTGAGGGTATACAAGGCGGTACCATGCCTGCAGGCAGGAACAAAACATCAAGAAATTTAAGGTGCAGTCTCGTGGAAATTGTAGGTCAAGTTAGTGGATGTCGCGTCAGACTCTGAGATTGCATAGTGCTGGCTTATACCGTACATAGCGATCACAGTGGACACTGGCGGCAGCGTGGCTAGCAGAGGGTAAGTCGTACTTTAGAGGTCTTGACTCGGTTCGGCTGATCAGATTTCCTTGATAGTTTACGAATTGGAGAgaaaaaggtggaaaaagcATAGTAAGCAAGGCCACCGCCAATATCTTTGACGGACATCGAAAAGAAATCGGTCCTTTTAAGTAATATCAATAGGAATTTCAACGCCGAGCATTATTGCGGGACCCAACTCCTTGGCGCAAAGATCACAAATTCACCATCAATAATCTTAATGCTGGAAGCGCGGCGACACCGGTCAAACAACAGCAGATACAATAATTGGTTAAACCCCGAACAGTCATCGTCGTTATATACAATAAGAAACAGAAAGGCATAAATACTGTAGTTTGGTGTATACTGAACTGTAAAGAACTGTTTTCttggtttctgctcgctacgaattgcaacggctagctcagagagtttgtttgttcgtcccacaactcttatgatttgtgtgattgtcCGACCAAAAATAAGACAGAGTTTCTACtttaaaccacctttattcagtgacgCTTGATAAAGAGAATCCTGTGATCCTCGCCTTCagatgcgcgtcgtcgctccttcgcCGCTCTTCTTccgtcgtcctgcgtcgcATTCGATGGCGAGcccgtaccggctcgcctggggcttaggatgttatggtgacagggtgtatcgtccgtgagatacgCTAGCGGCAGCCTTTATGTCTCAGCCTATTTGACCCTGTCTTTCAccatctcgacgtggcattTTGATCCTCGAACTGTGTCGTTCTTCACACCTCTCATtgacctgcgcctccttgatcttAGCCTGGCAGCatcagcctagtagaccctgtcgttcgacatctcgactcggcatctcgATCCTagcgcccttctccagcttcccGCATCTGATGCATCCTTGATGCTCCGGGGTTGCTGGCCCTGGACCcaagcgccctggaggccCTTCTGCGGGGATCCAACGATGAATGCCCCTGAATGCTCCGGGCTGCTGCCCCTGGAGGCGCCCTGGAGGCCAGCGTGCCCTCCTCTTTCCGCGCCTGCGGCAGCCTCGCGTCGACTTGCCGGCGCGCGTGCCAGGCCCCGCATCCGTttgctggcccgcgtgcctggcgCTGCGTACGTttgctggcccgcgtgcctgggGTACGTATACCCGCCGCGACGTACCTTTAGGCGGAACCGCTGGCCGTCCAGCATGAACAATTTGGCCCAGCGGTCCTTATGCCGTCTGCCCGCCTGGGTctcggcctcctcgaccacCCGGGCAGGCCACTCCGCGCGTTCCAGTTCCCTCCACTGCTTCTCGTTTAGCAACTATTGCCTGCGGAGGCAGGGCGCTGCGGCGCGCCTCGGGGCACGATACCTGCCGCGCAAGTTTTGGTGGTGGCGGCGCGGGCCACACCCACGTACCCTTCTCCGGGTTCTCCGCCGGGCTTTCGTCCTCCGTCCGGACGCGTATGCGCAGGTCGCGCTCTCAGTTTTCGACCGGCCTCTAACCGACCTCGCCCACCTGCTCCCACACGCGGGCCTCCGGCGTGTCCTCCGCTGGTGCGGGCCGCGTCCACGCCCCCGTCTGCTGGTGCCACCGGCGGCCGCCCATGCCGATCGTGCGCAGCGTCTGGGCGACGTGCGCCTGGTCCACGTCCCAGGACTGTTGCCGCTCTCACCGGGGCCCCTCCTCATCCTGGGGTGGCGGCGTCGATGGTGCTGGCGGCGGTGTCGGTGTGCGTGGTGGTGGATGCGGCTGCGCCggcggcggcgtcggtggctgtggctgctccTGTTGTTGTGGCACCGGCGACGGTGGCTGCGGCGTCGGGGGGGGCTGCGATGGCGGCGGGGGTGTTGGCGGCAacggtggctgcggctgcggcggcggcggttgTGTCGGTGGCAACGGTGGCTGCAGCAATGGCGGCTGCCCTCCGTCCCCACCACCATGCGCTCAAACCGTCGCAGCGTGGCGTTCCGCGAGTTCGCGAACTCGAGCAACTCCTCCAGGTCCCGCGACGGCATCGCGTCTACAAGGCGGATCCGGCCGTGGTCCTGCGTCGCCCGCCGCACGCTACGATATCGTATCCTGGCCCTCGCGATCCGGTCTCTTTCGTCTTCATCCGAGGACACCTCCGGGGTGACCGTCTCACCCCCGTCGTCCTCCTCACTCTCCGACGAGAGGGACACGTACGCGATTGGCCCCTCGGCCACCGTCTCCTCCGACAGATCCATGTCGGGCACTTCTTCCGGATCCTCCTGAACCGAGGATGGGGATCGCGACACCAGGGGTGACGCCAGAAGCTGGAGATAGGAATCGGTACccgcctggggcttaggatgttatggtgacACGGTGTATCGTCCttgagataagctagcgctcctccccgaaccacctttgctgaccactgactccaccgtcccttcctgaccacgctaggtcctggtgctCGCTGGTCCttgcttgcggagatcctcttTGGATGGTCGCTTCGACGCCCTTGTACTTTCACTTGCTCGCTTCACTGTGTAGTTCTCCACGCACTGTTCCGGATCGGCTGTCTGCCCGTGtggcactccgcgtactttctcATTGACTGTTTGTGTACTTCGCGTACTTTTCCCGATCGACTGTGTGGCTGTATGGCTCTTCGCGCACTTTCTCATTcactgtcccgagctgcgcctgcgccgtctcTTATATAGGCCGCAGGAATCCcgctatttccctttttgcacacggctcactcgggtacaaggtccaaaacatgtcccgttagttcacggtgcgtccttTTTGGGCTTGTTCAAAGTCCATACCGTTACCGTACGACCTCTGCGCCCTTGgccggttcgagtccaaggtctAGCTCCTCTCGCATTTCAGCCTTTTTCtccgttgctat comes from the Drosophila teissieri strain GT53w unplaced genomic scaffold, Prin_Dtei_1.1 Segkk125_quiver_pilon_scaf, whole genome shotgun sequence genome and includes:
- the LOC122625569 gene encoding protein ALEX-like, which produces MREELDLGLEPAKGAEVPQAGTDSYLQLLASPLVSRSPSSVQEDPEEVPDMDLSEETVAEGPIAYVSLSSESEEDDGGETVTPEVSSDEDERDRIARARIRYRSVRRATQDHGRIRLVDAMPSRDLEELLEFANSRNATLRRFERMVPQPPLPPTPPPPSQPPPTPQPPSPVPQQQEQPQPPTPPPAQPHPPPRTPTPPPAPSTPPPQDEEGPR